The nucleotide window TTTCAATAAATTCTACGCGGCGATGGTAAAGGCCAAACGCGTGCGGATTGAAGCAACCTTTTTTCACGAAGGCGACAGAACGATGGACTTCGACGTTTCTGATTTCGATCCAAAGCAGTTTTAGCCTGCACGAAACAGTTGTGACGCGTCGTTCGCCTTGTCAGGAGAGCAATATGGAACGCATCGTTGTTATCGCTACCGTTATGCTTGCGGGCTGCGCAACCTCCACTGAGACTTACGGCCCCGATGGCCGTCCCGCATATACGCTCAACTGCTCTGGCGCAGCTCTTTCATGGGGAGAATGCGAATCTAAGGCAGGAAATATCTGCGGCGCACGTGGCTATACCGTCATTTCCCGCAGCAGTGACCAAAATGCCACCATTGGAGCGGGCGGCGGCGGCCTGTTCGGTTCCTCCAGCAATAGTCGCGCAATGACAATTCAGTGCAAGGGATAGCGGACAAGCAGAGGCACGCAAAGGCGGCAATTCAAATGCATCCGCTATCTCGATACGCCGTTCTGGCTGCAGCCTGCCTCGGGTTGCTTCGTGCGGGAAACGCGTCTTCTCAAAGCGGCGTAGTGCCGCCAACGGACACTGACTTAAAAGCAGCATATTGCTTGGGTGTTACGCAGTCTGTTCTAGCAGGGCTGACGCAAACTTTTCCGGCGATAGGGACCGCTAACGACAACTCACCGCCTGACGTGCAGAAGGGCTGGCGCATGGCGAATGACCGAATTTCTCATCTGAAAAGCTATCTTTTGCCGCGTATGCAGTACGTAGACTCCGTGGGAGTGGCGGCGGCGGTCAAGCGCGGCCAAACAGATACGGCGAGCATGAATAGCGATGAATACATGGCGTGCGCGATGCAATGCGTGCAAACCACTTCCGCGAAAGGCGGGGGCGGCCACGACGCGATGCCGGAATGTACGAAGGCGTGTGCCCCCGAGTTAGTAACTCGAATTCGATCCTGTAACGATTTGTCCTGGCTGCCGTTCTAGCGGGTAGGGCGCGGCGCCCCACTCAATGCGTGGCGGGATTTCACGCGTTGAGGTTCTACTCGGAGTTGAGGAAATTCGATGCTAGTCCGAAGACGCCTCCAGGCTTCCCTCACCACTCATCCCAATTTTCTGTCGTGAGCGTCAGCATGGATCAGTTGTCGTACTTCGCGATAACCTCGGGCGGCTTCGCGAACGCTTCAGCCTGATAATGACGCGGAGTGTGCGCCCGCGTACTGCACATGTGAAAATGGGGCGTCGCCTCCGTGCGTTATCTACAGACCGCGTTCAGAACTGTCTCTCCAATCGAGTCGGGAACTACATCTGTGCGCATGCTCGGAATTCCGTCTATTGAGCGAATGACACTTCCTTCATCGTCGTATCGTGTCGACGAACTGGACCAGACCGTTCTCTCCTTGCAGTCATATTCCAAATGAGTGACCTCATAGGCCGTTAGCTTGGTCTCTTCGCCAACAAAGTGCGGTTGCTTGAAGACGTATTTCGTCCAAACCTTCACGCGACCGCCGGACTTGACAATCGATTGGGAGTCCAGATACTCAACCCCATCGCCGCCCGCCGTAACTTGCATCCAGTTCGACGCATGCGCCGGAATGACACAGGCAGCCAGTATCATGCAAAGCAATGCTTTTCTCACATCAACACCTAATCCGATCATTAAAGTAGCCTAGAAGCGCTTATAGCTAAGTGATCTTACGCATTCGCGCGCCTTATTCGACGCCAAGTGCAGGGGGTGAAACCACACGTAGCACGCATTCATTTCCGATTTACGGGCGTGAAATCTCGCGCATCCCATTCGCCTGCTCCGAAATCCTCGCTGGAATATTTAATTCGGTTTCCCGCGCTCATCCAACAACCGATACCTGCCAAGGCACCTTTGTTGTCCACAATTCGATACGCGTACATCGGATATGAGCACACCGGGCTTTGACCGTTTGTAAGGATAGTTTTCCATCCCGCGTTGTTCTCCATCTCCGCAACGTCTTGATACGTTCGATCCCAGAGCGACGCCGCGTGAGCCGTAGCAGCGAATGCCAGCATGTAAGCTAAGAAAACGCGCTTCATACCTTCCTTCCTTCAATCTACCCCCCACCAGGTTTGCCATGGCGAGGACCAGACCATATAGATGACAAGTCAACTATATAGAAATCGTAAGGATTTTGTATGCGACACCCGGTCGCCAACGCGTGTTTAATTAAAGAGCCGTTCATCACCCCCGTGGGCGTAAAACGCGGCGTCACGTGGTAGCACAACCGCGCCACCATCGCGCAAGTTGCCAAACGCCCGCCCGGCACTCTCCGCGCCATTTGATGTTCTGCCAACTGCACGAACGGTAGCGCCATACGTGCAGCACTCGCGCGTGCGCCCGCGTGAGAGCGGGCGTTGCATTACGGTGGCCGCGTATCCTTGTCGAATTCCTCTACACCGTCGGCGGTGACATAGACGCCGGAACCGCTGCCGTCGGTGCGTAGAACCCAGGCACGCGTTATGTAGGGGCCACGCCCAGACCGAAAGCTATGCATGATTTGATTGTGGGCGGCCCTGACGCGACGCTCAAAATCGCGCGCTTCTTCGGGGCTTTCGTTTCGCGAGCCACCGCACGTCTGCGCAATCAGCCGGTTCAGCGTGCCGCTCATGGACTCACCGCGCCGCCGTTGTGCCGCCAGCGCACGGCGTGCCTCGGCGCACAGGAACACGCTCACGCGCGAAAAACCCGCCGCTGCCAGCATTTCCCGATGCCGCGCCATTCGCTCGTTAAAGGGCTGCTTAGAAGTCGAGTTCGTCATCCTCTAGCTCTCCAGTTGTCGGCACGACTCGCCGCCCGCCATTCGCCCAGCGGTCCGGCTGCGGCTGGCGGCCCTGCTGCGCGGCGGTGCGCCGCTTCGCGACGTGATAGGGCGTAAGCACGCCCGTTGCGGTTACGCTTACCTGCGGCCTCGGCTCGCCCTGCTCGGGCTTCCAGACGCCGACAGACAGGCTGCCGCACACGGCCACGGGGTCGCCGTCGCCCAGCGCGAGCAATGCAGTTCGCGGTATCGGAAAACGCCGTTACGTCCCCAAACACCGATTCGCCGTCGCGGCCAGCGCACCTGACTTTCGCCGCCACAAAACGGTGTTTGCCGTCGCGGCTTGTGCGCTCGGTCGGCGCGCCGTGCAGTTTGCCGCTCACCAGCCCGTTAATCATTGCGCCACCTCCACCGCTTCACGCTCGCGCGCCGTCGCGTGTTCGCGCACCACGGCGGCCCAACCCGCAATCGACGTTTCGCAGGTCATATCGAAATCGCGCCAGCCGCCCACCACCGGCACGCCAAGCGCGACGGCCAGCGGCCAGACGCAGCGCCACGGCGAGCGGTCGAGCCGGTAGGCCAGCATGGGCGTTTCGCCGCTTGCCGCTGCCTGCTCAACCGTTTGCCCCCACCATGCGCGCACGTCGGAGCGCGTGGCACGGGCGTGGCGTTTCACTTCGCAGGCCCAGCCATCGACGCCCAGCACGTCCGAATCGCCCGGATGCTGCCGACACCGCCGCCGCACGTCCGCGCCCAGTTCGTCGGCCAGCAGGTGCGCCAGTTCGCGCTCGCCGCTGCCGCCTTTTCTCCGCTGCATCGCTCCCATGATCTGCGCTCCCCGCGTGGTTTCGCTCCACGCTGAAAATCACGCTTTCTCCCACGGTCAGGTGTCCGGTCTCACTCTCACAACACTCACACCCCTTATAGGGGTGTGTGAGTGAGTGAGAGTTGTGAGACCCCCTCACAACTCTCACAAACCCTCACTTTGTGAGAGTTGTGAGTTTGTGAGACCCAAGCCGCTTAGCGATGCCACAGCCATTCGCCGTCTGTGTCATACCACTTGGCCTGCATCGCGGCAATCGCCTGCCGTGCGGCCCAATTGCGCTTGTCGGAGGTGTACTGCGTCAGCTTTGGCGCGACGGCTTCCACGGCTTGCTCATGGCGCACGCACGGCCTTGTATCGGGCGCGCCGCCCTTGCCGAAGTCGCGCGACATTTTCAGCAGCGCGCCGACTGTTTCATACACAACCTGTTGCCGTGCAGTCGTGGGCGCGCGCAAAACGGCTGGCGGTGCTTCGCTCGCGGTCGCAGGCACCACCACGCAGGACGAAGCCTCGCGGCCCGAATCGTCAACATCTAACGCCACTCTGCGCAGGTCGAAATAAGTCTCGCCGCCGTCCGCTCCGTCTTTGGCCTTGCTCACCTTCCAGCGGTGGACGCCGCCTTCGTGCTTTACCTCTAACGAACAATCGAGAGCGCCGCGCAGGGCGCTATGGCCGCGCTCGCCCTTCGCCGGGTCTTTGCCGCTGTGATGCACCAGAAGCACCGCGCCGCCCGTCAGGCGTTGCAGTTCGCCGCATTTCGATACCAGCGCGGTCATTTCGGACGGTGAGTTCTCGTCGAAAATGCCCATGCTATGCGCCAGCGTGTCAATCACCACCAGCCCGCTTGCGCCGCCTGCGGCGACAATCGCTTCGGCCAGGTCGGACACATCGGCGCGCAGGTCGAGTTCCTGCATAACGAAGCGCAGCCGCTCGGGCAACTCGCAGCCGTGGTGCGCCTGCCATGCCTGCAGACGCTGGCGAAAACCCGCGCCGCCCTCCAGCGCGACATAGACCACGGGCGCGCCGGTCAGCCCGTAGCCGAACCAGTCCTCGCGACCCTGCGCGATTGCAGCGGAAAGGTCGAGCGTCAGAAAGCTCTTGCCGCTGCCCGGCGCACCGTAGAGCGTCGCCAGCCCTTCGCGCGGCAACACGCCATGCACCAGCCACGACATAGGCGGCGCAGCCAGCACGTCGCGCGCAGCCAGCAGGCGAAAGCGCATTTCGGGGCGGCGCGGCTTTGCTAGCAGGTCCGCAAGCGCCTCGTCGCCATACTCGGCGGCGTAGTCGTCCGCTCCGTCATTCGAATCCGTACTATCTGGCATGGGCACCCACGCCCCGCGCACCTCACGCGCCACTTTCTCGGCGGTCGCTTCCTGCCCACAGTCGGGCATCAGCACGATTTGCGCATCGGGCCAGCGGGCGCGCAGCGCCTTCGCCACGGTCGCGAAACGGCCCACGCCTGCCGTTACTACGGCTGCTGCCATCGGGTCCGCACGCACACACGCCCACGCCTGCCCGATGCCTTCGCAGACGTACAGGCGGCCATCAGGCGCGGCGGTGCCCGTGATAAACGCGCCATCGCCGAACGCCGTTCCGGGCAGGTTCAACTTTCGCGCGTTCGCCTCGGGTGGCGGCACGAATTGCACCGTGCGCAGTTTGCTGTCTGCGATGCCATGCAGCGGCAACGCCAGGCAGCCTGCCACGCGCAGGCCGCGTATCGTCATCGGGTCATCGTCGGGCACGACGCGCAGCCCTTCGGCTACGCCGCGCTTGCCGCAGATATAGCCGTGCGATGCGGGCGCGGGCGCGTAGCTGTCCCACAGCGCCTGCGCATCGGCGCGGGGCCTGTCGGGCTTGTGCGGGCGGCTGGCGGTTCGCGCAGCGCCGTTCGTGGCTGGCGGGCGCGTCGGCGCGTGGCCGTTCGCCCTGCGCGGGTCGCGCCAGCCTGCATCGTCCGCCAGCTTGAACAGCGTGCCCGCGCCAACGCCGCCGCCCGGTTCGATGCTGCGCCACACGCTACGCGCGTCGGCCTCGCCGCCGTAGTTCGCACCCGTTGCGCTCCAATCGAGCCATTCATCCTCGGGCAGCCCCGCCGCCTTGGCCGCCATGCCGATACGGACCCAGGTATCGCGGTCGCAGCCCGCATCGAGCGCCCACAGTGCGCCGCGCTTGCGGTCGTAATCGTCAGAGTAGCTCATAACGTAGCCCCCTGCGACTCACCCGCCCCCAGCAGCGCCATGCCCACCTGCAACGCGTAGTGCAGCGCATGGCGCATCGGCCCGGGCGCGCCCGGCACCGCCAACGGCCAGCCCATCGCCGCGAGTTCGGCGCGGTACTGCTGCGCCTGCTCGGGCGTCATTCCGTCTTCGTGCGGGGCGCTCATGCCTGCCTCCGCTTTGCGTTGCGTGCGGACCAGCGGGTCAGCTTGCGGCGGTCGGGGCCGGACAGGTGATAGACGCCGCGCAGTACCTCGCGCCCGTCGCGGTCGAAAGTGGGGATACGCGTACAGGGAATGTCGAGCGCCAGCGCGCGCAGGTCGGCAATCAGCGCGGGGCCGTTGCTCGCCCCTGCGATGGCGTCGATTGCCTCGCGCGTGCGAGCGCGCACGCGCAGCGCGGCAACCACGCGCAGATGGCGCACGTTTCCCGTGCCGCGAAATTCGTTAGAATTGCCAGGCAGATGCAATGCGCCCGGCTCGCCGTTATGGGAGTTGGGCTTTTTTTTCATTTGGCGCTACCTGCGAGCAACGCGCGCACGTCTGCCGCGCTCCAGGCGAGACGGCGGCCAACGCGCACGGGGCGAATCGGGCCGTTTTCCAGGCAGGCCCACTTGTGCAGGGTTTGCGGTTTGAGGCCCAGCGCCACGGCGGCCTCGTCGGTGGTGAGCGCCGGTTCGATGCCGCGCGCGGTCAGTCCAACAGCAATTGCGGCGCGCGCTTCGTGCGGGGTTTGCATGTTTTCCATCGTCGTAACCTTTCCCGCATCGGGCGGGCATTGATTGAGACGATGGTTAAGCTATGGCGGAAAGAGCGATTCTCCGATAGATACGGGCGTTGGCGGGCGCAAGCGGGCCCTAACGGGCATTAGCGGGCGGCAGGGTCAACGCGCTTCCGGTACGCGTCTTTTGTAAGAATCTTCATGTCCGCGCCGTCCTTATACCTGACGCCAGGCTTTTTGGCATTCGCCACATATCCAACCAGCGGGTCTTCGGGCTCAGCGGCGTTTGCATATTCGACAAACGCCGTCCATCCCACAAGCCAAGCGCCGTTTGCCTCCCGCATCGAGCGTTCGATAAGTGCGTCGAGTACACCTGAGCGCGCTTTCATCAGGTGGTGGCCCTCGCTCACATTGTCTTTGGCAGGTCTGATAGTTTTCGGCTGCCTCTGTGCTTCGCCCACCTGGTCGGGTGTGGCCTGCGCGTCATCGCTGGGGAAATCGGACACAGTAACGCCGCAGTGCGCCGCAAACTGTTCGAACTGCTCGCGCGTGAGAACTGCGGACTTCGTGAGCACTGCCCAAGCGGTCGCGCCCGGCATCTGTTCGCGGGAATCCCAGGCGAGCGCCACCATGCGCCCGTTGCGCAGTTTGTCACGCAAGCTACGTTCGAACGTCTCGGCCAGCAATGCGGTATCGAAGCGCAACGCTGGCGGCGCGTCGTCGCAGACAGCGCGGGCCAGAAGCTCGGGAACCGCGAAAAGCTCTACAGCCGTTGCTACGGCAGGCAGGTAGAGCGTGCGCGCACTTGGCTTGCCCAGCCCGAATGCCTGCGAGCGTCCCTCGGGCACGGTAACGCCTGATGCGTGCGGCAGGCTTTCGCTGGGGTCGCAGGTCAACTTGTAACCGAACCAGCGTGCGATGCGCTCGAATGTCTCACGCGACACCGTGCGCGGCGTGACCAAATGAAAGTCACCGGACCGGATTAGCTCACATAGAGCGTGGCCGTATATGAACCGGTATTTGCCACGTAAGGTTTGTCGTTGCTCCGGGTCTGCATCCTCGTCGGCAGCAACACGGGCGAGCCAGTCCGCTGCCTCGCGAATGGTAAATGCTTCAACGTGGCTCGGCACCACCAGAAGGCGCACGCGACGCGATGGATAATCAACAGACGGTGGCAGCCGCTTCCACCAGCGATTCTTACGGGGCGCATCGTCCGCCCGCGCGGTATCATCCTCGGCAGCCATTGCCATGCCTCCGTCAAGACAGGGTGTTGGTCAGGCGACGCGCTGCGCCCATCGCAACGCGTCGCCGCCCTCGCTACTTCGGGCCCGCGAAAGAAGCGCGCGCACCATTGCGCACGGTCGCTTGGAACCGCTCCGCAATTTTGCGCATCGCAGTTGTGTTCGAAACCTCGGGGTCAACCAGTATCCCGAAAGGTTGATTTTTCTCCACGCCAATTTTCAGAATCGCGGCGAACAGTTCGTCGCACGCTTGCCCTTCGCCTTCGCTCAAGTCAATTTCGAAACGCGACCGCCCCCACGGCGCAAGAACCTGCGCGTGCGGGTTGCCGTTAATTTCGAAGAACTGCACGACAATTGTGCTTTCCTCCAGGTTTCCCATCGCTTCCCTCCCGATTTGGTAAAAAGTCGCTAGCACTTTGCTAGCACTACTTACTAATTTGCAACCGTCTTCGCCGATGCGGGCAATTGAGAATATCAAAGAATCTCGGTCAATGCCGGGCGGACTCGTTACGGCACCGCCCGCAGGCCGCGCTGTGCTTCCTCGGGTTTGAAGTCGATTTTGGCTTCGGCCAGAATCCACGCCTCAACGCGTTCGTGCCACATACGCAGGAGGTCGAGCGGGCGGCGGCGGTAATGCTTTTCGGCCAGCGCGCTCGGCTTGTGCCCTTGAATCTGCGCGACCACGCCCACCGGAACCTCGCACCACTCGGCGAGCGTGCCGAACGAACGGCGCAGGCCGTGCAGGCTCAGGCGGGGCAGGGCTGCTGCATCGAGGGCCTTGTGGTGCGCAATGCGCGGCTCGGCCAGCTTGCCGTCCGCAGCGGTCTTGCTGGAGAACACCCACGGCGACGGCTCCCACGTCTCGCCCTTGGCAGCGAGGCGGCGCATTTGGCGCACGTTCGGCGGCGTTTCGTTGATGCGCCTCAATTCGAGTAGCAGCGATGCGAGGTAGGGCGTGAGCGGGATAACGCGGCCCGTTTCCGTCTCCACCTTGTCCGATAGGTGCAGGCTCCCCCAACGAAAATCCACGTCGTCCCAGCGAAGGGCCGCCATTTCCTCGCGACGCGCGCCGGTCAGCAGCAGGGCTTGCAGGTAGCTGGAAATGACAGGGTTTGCGATACGGCACACGCTTTCGAACCACGGTCTTAGCTGCTCGCGTTGCAAACAATCGTCTTTTGCCTTCGGGCGCGGCACGGCATCGCGAACGGAGCGGGCGCTGTACACGTTCGCGGGCACAAGGCCGGAAAACTCGGC belongs to Paraburkholderia flagellata and includes:
- a CDS encoding surface-adhesin E family protein, with the translated sequence MIGLGVDVRKALLCMILAACVIPAHASNWMQVTAGGDGVEYLDSQSIVKSGGRVKVWTKYVFKQPHFVGEETKLTAYEVTHLEYDCKERTVWSSSSTRYDDEGSVIRSIDGIPSMRTDVVPDSIGETVLNAVCR
- a CDS encoding putative PDDEXK endonuclease, whose translation is MGAMQRRKGGSGERELAHLLADELGADVRRRCRQHPGDSDVLGVDGWACEVKRHARATRSDVRAWWGQTVEQAAASGETPMLAYRLDRSPWRCVWPLAVALGVPVVGGWRDFDMTCETSIAGWAAVVREHATAREREAVEVAQ
- a CDS encoding AAA family ATPase, with amino-acid sequence MSYSDDYDRKRGALWALDAGCDRDTWVRIGMAAKAAGLPEDEWLDWSATGANYGGEADARSVWRSIEPGGGVGAGTLFKLADDAGWRDPRRANGHAPTRPPATNGAARTASRPHKPDRPRADAQALWDSYAPAPASHGYICGKRGVAEGLRVVPDDDPMTIRGLRVAGCLALPLHGIADSKLRTVQFVPPPEANARKLNLPGTAFGDGAFITGTAAPDGRLYVCEGIGQAWACVRADPMAAAVVTAGVGRFATVAKALRARWPDAQIVLMPDCGQEATAEKVAREVRGAWVPMPDSTDSNDGADDYAAEYGDEALADLLAKPRRPEMRFRLLAARDVLAAPPMSWLVHGVLPREGLATLYGAPGSGKSFLTLDLSAAIAQGREDWFGYGLTGAPVVYVALEGGAGFRQRLQAWQAHHGCELPERLRFVMQELDLRADVSDLAEAIVAAGGASGLVVIDTLAHSMGIFDENSPSEMTALVSKCGELQRLTGGAVLLVHHSGKDPAKGERGHSALRGALDCSLEVKHEGGVHRWKVSKAKDGADGGETYFDLRRVALDVDDSGREASSCVVVPATASEAPPAVLRAPTTARQQVVYETVGALLKMSRDFGKGGAPDTRPCVRHEQAVEAVAPKLTQYTSDKRNWAARQAIAAMQAKWYDTDGEWLWHR
- a CDS encoding helix-turn-helix domain-containing protein; the protein is MQTPHEARAAIAVGLTARGIEPALTTDEAAVALGLKPQTLHKWACLENGPIRPVRVGRRLAWSAADVRALLAGSAK
- a CDS encoding tyrosine-type recombinase/integrase gives rise to the protein MARVKLTAARVRDFTCEPGKQQSFLWDSEVPGLALRATAKGAKRSKSFIFQARLGEREMRITIGSPADWGITDAREEARRLQRLIDAGRDPREEKKAATEADRAAAVARRTTEKRNSATVAEVWRSYLDAHKAKWSERHYQDHVNLAQAGGDKKKRGKGLTVAGPLAPLMPLKLSDLAPERVATWLRDEAEDRPTNAEQSYRKLRAFIRWCDEHAEFSGLVPANVYSARSVRDAVPRPKAKDDCLQREQLRPWFESVCRIANPVISSYLQALLLTGARREEMAALRWDDVDFRWGSLHLSDKVETETGRVIPLTPYLASLLLELRRINETPPNVRQMRRLAAKGETWEPSPWVFSSKTAADGKLAEPRIAHHKALDAAALPRLSLHGLRRSFGTLAEWCEVPVGVVAQIQGHKPSALAEKHYRRRPLDLLRMWHERVEAWILAEAKIDFKPEEAQRGLRAVP